The following is a genomic window from Pongo pygmaeus isolate AG05252 chromosome 22, NHGRI_mPonPyg2-v2.0_pri, whole genome shotgun sequence.
CCTGGCTCGCCCCGCGCCGCGCCAGAGGCTGGCGCACTCAGCAGGctgggctgcagcggcggcggcggctgtgGAAGCCGAGGCGCCGCTCGTGAGAGGTCCCAGATACGTCTGCGGTTCCTGCTCCGCCACCCTACGCCATTCTCCCGCAAGTCTTGGAGCCGGGTGCGGAAGGAGGGAACGGCCCTAGCCTTGGGAAGCCAGAGCACACCCCTGGCTCCTGCCGACActgccctccttcccttcccagccgCCGGCCTCGCTCGGTGCTAGGCTACTCTGCCGGGAGGCGACGGCGGCTGCCAGTCTGTGGAGAGTCCTGCTGCCCTCCAGCCGGGCTCCTCCAGCCGGGCTCCTCCAGCCGGGCTCCTCCACCGGGCCTTGCAGGGGCCGAGAGAGCTCGGCGCCCGCCCTTCCGCGCGCCTTTTTCGTCAGCCGGCCGGAGCAGCATCGGTCTGGGAGGTCTCTGGGCTGCGGCGGCGCCAGCTCCTCTAGTTCCACCATGTCCGCGGGCGGAGACTTCGGGAATCCGCTGACGAAATTCAAGCTGGTGTTCCTGGGGGAGCAAAGCGTTGCAAAGACATCTTTGATCACCAGATTCATGTATGACAGTTTTGACAACACCTATCAGGCAACGATTGGCATTGACTTTTTATCAAAAACTATGTACTTGGAGGATGGAACAATCAGGCTTCCGCTGTGGGATACTGCGGGTCAGGAACGTCTCCGTAGCCTCATTCCCAGTTACATCCGTGATTCTGCTGCAGCTGTAGTAGTTTACGGTATCACAAATGTTAACTCATTCCAGCAAACTACAAAGTGGATTGATGATGTCAGAACAGAAAGAGGAAGTGATGTTATCATCACGCTAGTAGGAAATAAAACAGATCTTGCTGACAAGAGGCAAGTGTCAattgaggagggagagaggaaagccAAACAGCTGAATGTTATGTTTATTGAAACTAGTGCAAAAGCTGGATACAATGTAAAGCAGCTCTTTCGACGTGTAGCAGCAGTTTTGCCGGGAATGGAAAGCACACAGGACGGAAGCAGAGAAGACATGAGTGACATAAAACTGGAAAAGCCTCAGGAGCAACCAGTCAGCGAAAGAGGCTGTTCCTGCTACTCTCCCATGTCATCTTCAACCCTTCCTCAGAAGCCCCCTTACTCTTTCATTGACTGCAGTGTGAATATTGGCTTGAACCTTTTCCCTTCAGTAATAACGTTTTGCAATTCATCATTGCTGCCTGTCTCGTGGAGATGATCTATTAGCTTCACAAGCACAAAAAAAGTCAGCGtcttcattatttatattttacaaaaagccAAAATATTTCAGCATATTCTAgtgataactttaaaaattacatacattttcttaacatttttttcttttttaatgttatgATAATGTACTTCAAAATGATGGAAATCTTTACAGTATGAGTATGGCTTGGTTAACGAGCAGCATGTTCACAGCCTGCTTTATCTCTCCTTGCTTTTCTCACCTCTCCCTTACCCCATTCCCTATTTCCCTGTTCTTACCTAGCCTCCCCCCActtcctcaaaacaaacaagagaTGGCAAAGCAGCAGTCCGACCAAGCCCACTGGAATTATCCTTTAATTTTACAGATACCACTTGCTGTAGGCTATGGGCCAAGATGTTCAGAATTATTCTTGAGCACTGATATaaattatttagatcttctttgagGTCAAAATTCAGCGATCATGGTAGGCAGTGCTTGAATGAGAAAAGCCTCCTGGTGCATCTTCAAAATGAGTCCTAAAGAACATACTGAGTACTTACAAGTAGCAgaacataaaatgtatttctgactAAAACAAATGGTCCTTTCACATGTGCTTTATTAGATTCTGGGAGAGAAAAGTAACCAAGTGCTTCATGAATAATAGGTTTTTAGTATTTAATTCTTCATGGTAAGATAATGAAGTTCTAATGAACTATTTCTCCCAAGGTTTTAAAATTGTTAAGAGTTATTCTGTTTGTTTAAGAAATAAGAAACCTCTTTAAGCAATAGATTTtgcttgggttttcttttttaaaaaaataatactatCAGGCAAGACACTGTAAAAATTTAATTCCTTCCAGAAGAACCAGTGGAAGAATTTAAATTTGGCCCTACGATCAAAACTACTGAATTAGCAGAAATAATGATACCTAAAGCTTACCAACAAAAGAACCCTCAGCAGAATAGCAAAAACTTTGCTCAGGACATTTGAGGGTCAAATTGAAGACGGAAACCGGAAACCGTTTTCTTGTAAGTCCCTAGAGGCAGATCAGGTAAAGCATACATACtagagggaaaggagagaatggAAATAAAACTCAATATTATGCAGATTTATGCCTTATTTTTTAGCATGTTTTAAGGTTGGGTCTTTCAGGCTGGTTTTGGTTTGTATTAGATCTGTATAGTTTAATTAACTAGtgatttagttttatatttaagctacgattaatcttttttctttggtgatatttctttgcttttttttaacaACTTTCAATTTTTAGATGTTTTGTTGACTCTATTTAGAGCTTCACCATGGCAATATGTATTTCCCTTAAAACACTGCAAACAAATATACTAGGAGTGTGCCCTTTTAATCTTTACTAGTTATTGTGAGATTGCTGTGTAAGCTAATAAACACATTTGTAAATACATTGTTTGCAGGAAGAAAACTTCCAGTTACAGGTCAGGAAAAGCCTGCTGAATTTATGTTGTAAACGTTACTTAACACAGtataaagatgaaaagacaacaaaaatatcTTCATACATCCTCATGCCCTCATTGCAACAAAACCTTAAACTGGGAGAACCTTAGTcccctctctttcctcttcctcctccacttcccACTTATTGTCACCTTGTAATATTCAGAGAGCACTTGGATTATGGATCTGAATAGAGAAATGCTTACAGATAATCATTAGCCCACATACCAGTAACTTATACTTAAAGATGGGATGGAGTTATAAAGTGCTTTTATAACACAATATAATTGCTAAAGGCAAGGGTTGACTCTGTTTTATTTTGACATGGCATGTCCTGAAATAAATATTGATTCACTATGGCAGATGGGTCATATTCTTTATTTGGAAGAAGTCGTGACTTCTGACATGGGAGTGATTGTCTTCCTACACTGTtgcatttgattctttttatgtgtttttaagaAAGTAAGCAGTTATACTGCTTTTAATATTGATTGGTCTTTTTATTTGTCTTGGAGTTCTTCAAAGCAGTGAAGTGTGTTCAtagtccagatttttttttagtaaacacAATTTTGctgccaaaaatatataaataaaacactaaagaaaacaaaaataaaaaatgtattgaaaatatTAGACCATCTCCATTTTTACCGCCTTCCCTTTTTACCTTTTACTGCCATTTAcatccacacatccacacacacaacgcacacacacataccgaCCAAATTAATTTAGATGCCAGTTCGAATTATACTTATAATcctcccccccacacacaccttttttttttatatggagttttgctcttgttgcccaggctggagtgcagtggtgcaatcttggctcaccacaacctccgcctcccaggttcaaacgagtgtcctgtctcagcctccctagtagctgggattacaggcgcccaccatcaggcccgactaatttttttatttttagtagaggcggagtttaaacatgttgatcaggctggtcttgaactcctgacctcaggtgacctgcccacctcggccacccaaagtgctgggattacaggtgtgagacaccgtgtCCGGCCTTATAAtctttttaagaagaaagaacatccttaattttttgaagagactattctgtgtccgttttataattttttggccACCAAAAAAGATATGTCCAATCATAGACACAGTAAATATAACAGGTGGTAGTTTCAAATGTTGACTTTTGgtccggtgtggtggctcacgcctgtaatcccagcagtttagaaggctgaggtgggtggatcacctgaggtggggagttcaagaccagcctggccaacatggtgaaacctacaaaaattagctgggcgtggtggtgcatttctgtatcccagctacttgggaggctgagggagaagaatcccttgaacccaggaggcccacgttgcagtaagccaagatcacaccactgcactccagcctgggtgacagagtgagactccctctcaaataaataaataaataaaatgttgaatttttacaAGTCGTTGTTCCCATTCCAATTTTTGAATGCAACTGCAGTCTCTTACAAAACAGCCTTGTTAAACTAATTTGCTGATATTTAATTCTTAAGTAAAAGGGGAATTCCACAGGAATTTATATTGCTCTTTTataaatctcttgaacccgggaggaggaggttgcagtgagccaagatcaggccattgcactccagcctgggtgacagagtgagattctgtctcaaacaaaaataaaaataaaaaagaggaaaaatccgGCACAAGTatgcagagaaaggtgaagtgagTAAAGGGTCTAACCCATAACTCTGAATTCCAAAGTTTGAGCTAATGCTCCAAAACACAGGAAATGCTATTTGCTTGTGAAATCATGTGTGCTTttcataaaaagtagaaagtattTGCACAGGTTTATGCAGTCCTGAGGGGCAGAGATGAATCTGTCATTTGCAGATATGAAGACAGCTCAAGGTAGTGATCCTGGACATTCAGAAGGGGAAATTAGACATGAGATCCAGGGCTGGATGCTCACTCAATTAGCCAGTCCCTGGGTCACTCAGGGGAAACCTATGCTGATTTCTGGAGCTCTTTCTTTGTATAGTTCATTACTTTAAATTTGAGATGCTCACTTAGCCCtcctaaaataatatttgtctCTCTTCAACTCAGGGATTTCTCCAAGAAATGTCTGGGTTCTGCTGTCAATGGTGTTGTCCAGTAAGTATCCCCAGGCAGAAATAAGGGGCTATTGTAGGGCTTACATTGTTTGTTTCTCTTGTCAACTGGAGAAAAACAGTCCTTAGTTGCTGATTGTCTAATGTTTGAAAATGATTGTTTTATATAGTTTGTCTagttttctaattgtttataGTGGAATCAGTCATTAGCCCCTGattagagacagaatctctcatCTACTGaactttttactttaatttaaaactttttaaaatgttatattttaattttgttacagAATATAGTAATACATTATCCTAGTGTAAAATTTAAAAGGTAAGTaatacatagtaaaaaaaaaaattcctcccaCTTTCATTCCCAGAAGTAACTGATGTAACAAAATCTTTCTGTCTTTTAGAGTTATTAtatgtatctataaaataaaacacaggaaaCTAGCCATAATAAAATAATGGGGTGTAAAGGAATTCAATCACATAAAATGTTAGGTCAAATTTATTGTgagattaataaaaattatacttttgttAAACTATTACTCtcacaaaaagcacaaaatgatTGTGAAACTTACAGCACACATTACTGACTAGTGAATTGAGTAACCGCCATTGATTGTGAGGCAGTGACTTCTATGTCCCCTTCCCCATCTCATTACTTACAAGTCATGTATAAGAGTCTCCTTTGTTCTGTAACTTCTCTGACAGTTGTGAttgaaattttcaatttttgtcaAGCTGGCTAATGTAAAACATCATCCTGTTTTATGTTTAATAGCATTTCCGTGATTACCAATATCAAGCATTATAtattgtctattcatgttttcatattttgtataATGTCTATATCCTTTGTTCATTATTTAATTGTGTTAtttgtattctttatatattattcttTAACACATTGCTGTTTATATATtggttatattttacattttcttctagtttatgggaagtctttttcttttcctaagacAATCTATTGATAGATATAACCTGTGAATATTAAAGTTATAATTAAAGTTATCAAATGTTTGAGATAAATTTATTCATTAGCCCTTTatgagtttttggtttttttcaggttaaatgaaataacttcatttttttgttttttgatgtgaAGAACTTGGtggagaaattaaaatttcagatgcagaaaaagaagcaagaaaattgCTGAAATGACAGGCATGAGTAGATAacaggtgtgatggttaatactgagtgtcaccttgattggattgaaggatgcaaagtattgttcctgggtgtgtctgtgagggtgtcaccaaaggagattaacagttgagtcagtgaactgggagaTGCAGACCGACCCTCAGTCTGGGTGGTCACcctctaatcagctgccagcgcagctaggataaaagcaggtaGAGGAATATGGAAGGGCTGGACTGGCTCCACCTTTCTCCCCTGCTGGTTGcatcctgccctcaaacatcaaactccaagttctttcagcttttggactcttggacctacaccaggGGTTTGCCAGGGGCCCTCAGGCATtctgccacagactgaaggctgcccggttggcttccctacttttgggATTTGGGGACTCAGATtggctttcttgctcctcagcttgcagatagcctatCGTGcaacttcaccttgtgattgtgtgtgtcAATACTCTTTAATAACtcgttttatatatacatttatcctattagtcctgtcccccTAGAGAATCCTAATACAACAAGACACAGCACCTAGTCACAGTAAAGCAAAGACAGTTCACCCATATGAAAAGGAGAGATAACAGAATGTAGGTATAGATATATAAAGATGAGCAGATGTAGAGACTGGAGATTTTGAAATTCTTGTcaaataatcactttttttttacaagtgaaatagaaaataaactcatCAGCAAAGAGTGaagatggaaaggagagaaaataaatatgaactgTTACTCTGGGAAAGGATGAGAGTGAATGGAGCagggaatatttttttctggaaaacatAAAGACATGAGCTTTGTGATCATGAATTTCAGTTGAAAGAAATCAACCTGTTTCCctcttattctattttaaatttcagttttatttatttaaaaatctgaacataATATCCATAATTATAGTATTATACAGAAgaatttcactgccctaaaattcCTCTGTGCTCCATCTGCACGTCCCTCTGTCCCCCATAGCTCCTGGCAACCAATGATTCTTTTtaactgtctccatagttttgcctttcccagaatgtcatgtagctggagtcatacagtatgtagcattTCCTGATTGGCTTCACTCAGAAATATGTAATTGAGATTCctttatgtcttttcatggcttgataggtCATTTCTtcttaatgctgaataatatttcattatttggatgtattacagtttatccatttacctaatGAAGGACATCTTCCaagtttggcaattatgaattaagctgctataaacattattgtgcaggtttttgtgtggacatattttcaatttctttaggTAAATACTAAGGAGCATTATTGCTGCATTATGTGATAAGAGTTTGCTTAGTTTTGTAAAAAGCTGACCAACTGTTTTCGTAAGTGGTGTAacatttgcattcctaccagcatcaccagcatttggtgctgtCTGCCTTTCATATTCATCAGACTTAAGCTTCATAATTTTGCTGCacttacttttaaaatgaaagtctTCAATTCATTCCCTGCTTTGTTTCTTAAACAATCTTGAATGAGTTCTTTAAAGTCTAAAAATCtccagaaaataaaagtgtttatatTGACAGCTGAAGTTTGCAGAGCAAAGGAGTGACACTAAATTGGTGATGATATAAAACCTCAGATGAAAAATTCTAATAGCTAAAGAAGAGGtatgatattttcatatatagtTCCTTCTCGTTTACATGTGTAAACTTAAGAGAGTCAGGAGTATTGTATTCTTAGGAAAATCAGAGCTCTTCAAAAAATTGTTGTTTATAATGTTTAGAAATTTAGACCCAACATTTTCATGGTATAACTAGAGTAGACT
Proteins encoded in this region:
- the LOC129022357 gene encoding ras-related protein Rab-6C, with amino-acid sequence MSAGGDFGNPLTKFKLVFLGEQSVAKTSLITRFMYDSFDNTYQATIGIDFLSKTMYLEDGTIRLPLWDTAGQERLRSLIPSYIRDSAAAVVVYGITNVNSFQQTTKWIDDVRTERGSDVIITLVGNKTDLADKRQVSIEEGERKAKQLNVMFIETSAKAGYNVKQLFRRVAAVLPGMESTQDGSREDMSDIKLEKPQEQPVSERGCSCYSPMSSSTLPQKPPYSFIDCSVNIGLNLFPSVITFCNSSLLPVSWR